The Streptomyces laurentii genome contains a region encoding:
- a CDS encoding deoxyribose-phosphate aldolase (2-deoxyribose-5-phosphate aldolase (DERA) of the DeoC family; cd00959;~catalytic residue [active];~deoxyribose-phosphate aldolase [Streptomyces cattleya NRRL 8057 = DSM46488];~identified by MetaGeneAnnotator; putative;~intersubunit interface [polypeptide binding]) — protein MPTTASAAHAFADVTASDSTLRRFLHGLPGVDAVGLEARAAALGTRSIKTTSKAYAIDLAISMIDLTTLEGADTPGKVRALAAKAVHPDPTDRTTPTTAAVCVYPDMVATAKAALAGSDVKVASVATAFPAGRAALPVKLADTRDAIAAGADEIDMVIDRGAFLAGRYLEVFEQIAAVRAECGDAARLKVIFETGELSTYDNIRRASWIGMLAGADFIKTSTGKVAVNATPANTLLMLEAVRDFRAQTGVQVGVKPAGGIRNTKEAIKFLVLVNETAGADWLDNHWFRFGASSLLNDLLMQRQKLATGHYSGPDYVTVD, from the coding sequence ATGCCCACCACTGCATCTGCAGCTCATGCTTTCGCCGACGTGACCGCGTCCGACAGCACGCTGCGCCGCTTCCTCCACGGGCTGCCCGGCGTCGACGCCGTCGGCCTGGAGGCGCGCGCCGCTGCTCTCGGTACGCGTTCGATCAAGACCACGTCCAAGGCGTACGCCATCGACCTGGCCATTTCCATGATCGACCTGACGACGCTCGAGGGCGCGGACACCCCGGGCAAGGTCCGGGCGCTCGCCGCCAAGGCCGTCCACCCCGATCCGACCGACCGTACGACCCCGACGACCGCCGCGGTCTGCGTCTACCCCGACATGGTGGCCACCGCCAAGGCCGCCCTCGCGGGCTCGGACGTCAAGGTCGCCTCCGTCGCCACCGCCTTCCCGGCCGGCCGCGCCGCGCTTCCGGTGAAGCTCGCGGACACCCGGGACGCCATCGCCGCCGGCGCCGACGAGATCGACATGGTCATCGACCGTGGCGCCTTCCTGGCTGGCCGCTACCTGGAGGTCTTCGAGCAGATCGCCGCCGTCAGGGCCGAGTGCGGCGACGCCGCCCGGCTGAAGGTGATCTTCGAGACCGGCGAGCTGTCCACGTACGACAACATCCGCCGCGCCTCGTGGATCGGCATGCTCGCGGGTGCCGACTTCATCAAGACCTCGACCGGCAAGGTCGCGGTCAACGCCACCCCGGCCAACACGCTGCTGATGCTGGAGGCCGTCCGCGACTTCCGCGCGCAGACCGGTGTCCAGGTCGGCGTGAAGCCGGCCGGCGGCATCCGCAACACCAAGGAAGCGATCAAGTTCCTGGTCCTGGTCAACGAGACCGCGGGTGCGGACTGGCTGGACAACCACTGGTTCCGCTTCGGCGCCTCCAGCCTGCTCAACGACCTGCTGATGCAGCGTCAGAAGCTGGCGACCGGCCACTACTCCGGCCCCGATTACGTGACGGTGGACTGA
- a CDS encoding integral membrane protein (Protein of unknown function (DUF2581); pfam10756;~identified by MetaGeneAnnotator; putative;~integral membrane protein [Streptomyces pristinaespiralis ATCC25486]): MTSPTPSAQPSESDQEDRVFRSPLGVAGGVFLLLLAVFFGIDSMLNGHGNAPFIAIAGLILVIPLIVAFTFRPVVQVNGVRLRIRNPFRTITLPWGTVADIRAGYSSEAFTQDGGKYQLWAVPVSLRQRKRASRRAARASQDDPHGRTSVSASVSDHDARVAPADRTVADLRETAERLGGKPEAQGEAQVRWAYEVIVPAVVGLVLWIILAVTG, translated from the coding sequence ATGACGAGCCCGACCCCTTCCGCTCAGCCCTCCGAGTCCGACCAGGAGGACCGCGTCTTCCGATCGCCGCTGGGCGTCGCGGGCGGAGTCTTCCTGCTGCTCCTCGCCGTGTTCTTCGGCATCGACTCGATGCTGAACGGCCACGGCAACGCGCCGTTCATCGCCATCGCCGGACTGATCCTGGTGATCCCGCTGATCGTCGCCTTCACCTTCCGGCCGGTCGTCCAGGTCAACGGCGTACGGCTGCGCATCCGCAACCCCTTCCGTACCATCACGCTGCCCTGGGGCACCGTCGCCGACATCCGCGCCGGCTACTCCAGCGAGGCGTTCACCCAGGACGGCGGCAAGTACCAGCTGTGGGCCGTCCCCGTCTCGCTGCGCCAGCGCAAGCGGGCCTCCCGCCGCGCCGCCCGCGCCTCGCAGGACGACCCGCACGGCCGTACCTCCGTCAGCGCCAGCGTCTCTGACCATGACGCGCGCGTCGCGCCCGCCGACCGGACAGTGGCCGACCTGCGCGAGACGGCCGAGCGGCTCGGCGGGAAGCCGGAGGCGCAGGGCGAGGCGCAGGTGCGCTGGGCGTACGAGGTGATCGTGCCGGCCGTGGTCGGGCTTGTGCTGTGGATCATCCTCGCGGTGACCGGCTGA
- a CDS encoding phosphomannomutase (This CD includes PGM2 (phosphoglucomutase 2) and PGM2L1 (phosphoglucomutase 2-like 1). The mammalian PGM2 is thought to be a phosphopentomutase that catalyzes the conversion of the nucleoside breakdown products, ribose-1-phosphate and...; cd05799;~identified by MetaGeneAnnotator; putative;~metal binding site [ion binding];~phosphoglucomutase-2-like protein; Provisional;~phosphomannomutase [Streptomyces cattleya NRRL 8057 = DSM46488];~substrate binding site [chemical binding]), whose product MTQDDLLARAQAWLAEDPDPETRDELAALLDRGDRDELAARFSGMLQFGTAGLRGELGAGPNRMNRAVVIRAAAGLAAYLKAKGRTDGLVVIGYDARYKSADFARDTAAVMTGAGLRAALLPRPLPTPVLAFAIRHLGAVAGVEVTASHNPPRDNGYKVYLGDGSQIVPPADAEIAAEIDAVRALADVPRPDGGWETLGDEVLTAYLERTDAVLTPGSPRTARTVYTAMHGVGKETLTAAFGRHGFPPPALVAEQAEPDPAFPTVAFPNPEEPGAMDLAFEAARAVDPDLVIANDPDADRCAVAVPDAAVEGGWRMLRGDEVGALLAAHLVAKGASGVFAESIVSSSLLGRIAAAAGVGYEETLTGFKWIARVDGLRYGYEEALGYCVDPEGVRDKDGITAALLVTELASVLKEQGRTLADLLDDLAVAHGLHATDQLSVRVRDLGIIANAMAALREKPPVRLAGLTVASAEDLAKGTESLPPTDGLRYHLEGDYKARVIVRPSGTEPKIKCYLEVVVPVADASALAPARVTAAELLAALKRDLAQAAGL is encoded by the coding sequence GTGACGCAGGACGACCTCCTCGCCCGGGCCCAGGCGTGGCTCGCCGAGGACCCCGACCCGGAGACCCGTGACGAGCTCGCCGCGCTCCTCGACCGCGGCGACCGCGACGAGCTGGCGGCCCGTTTCTCCGGCATGCTCCAGTTCGGCACCGCCGGCCTCCGCGGCGAGCTGGGCGCGGGCCCGAACCGTATGAACCGCGCCGTCGTCATCCGCGCCGCCGCCGGCCTCGCCGCGTACCTGAAGGCAAAGGGGCGGACGGACGGTCTCGTGGTCATCGGCTACGACGCCCGGTACAAGTCGGCGGACTTCGCGCGCGACACGGCCGCCGTGATGACGGGCGCGGGGCTGCGCGCGGCGCTGCTGCCGCGCCCGCTGCCGACGCCTGTGCTGGCGTTCGCGATAAGGCATCTGGGCGCGGTGGCGGGTGTCGAGGTGACCGCGAGCCACAACCCGCCGCGCGACAACGGCTACAAGGTGTACCTGGGCGACGGTTCGCAGATCGTGCCGCCGGCGGACGCGGAGATCGCGGCGGAGATCGACGCGGTGCGGGCGCTGGCGGACGTGCCGCGCCCGGACGGCGGCTGGGAGACGCTGGGCGACGAGGTGCTGACGGCTTACCTGGAGCGGACGGACGCGGTCCTGACGCCGGGCTCGCCGCGCACCGCGCGGACCGTGTACACGGCGATGCACGGCGTCGGCAAGGAGACGCTGACGGCGGCGTTCGGCCGGCACGGCTTCCCGCCGCCGGCGCTGGTCGCGGAGCAGGCGGAGCCGGACCCGGCGTTCCCGACGGTGGCGTTCCCGAACCCGGAGGAGCCGGGTGCGATGGACCTCGCGTTCGAGGCGGCGCGGGCCGTGGACCCGGACCTGGTGATCGCGAACGACCCGGACGCGGACCGCTGCGCGGTGGCCGTCCCGGACGCGGCCGTCGAGGGCGGCTGGCGGATGCTGCGCGGCGACGAGGTGGGCGCGCTGCTCGCGGCGCACCTGGTGGCGAAGGGCGCGTCGGGTGTGTTCGCCGAGTCGATCGTGTCGTCGTCGCTGCTCGGCCGGATCGCGGCGGCGGCCGGGGTCGGGTACGAGGAGACGCTGACCGGCTTCAAGTGGATCGCCCGGGTGGACGGTCTGCGGTACGGCTACGAGGAGGCGCTGGGCTACTGCGTCGACCCGGAGGGCGTCCGTGACAAGGACGGCATCACGGCGGCGCTGCTGGTGACCGAGCTGGCGTCGGTGCTGAAGGAGCAGGGCCGTACGCTCGCGGACCTGCTGGACGACCTGGCGGTGGCGCACGGGCTGCACGCCACGGACCAGCTGTCGGTGCGGGTGCGGGACCTCGGGATCATCGCGAACGCGATGGCGGCACTGCGCGAGAAGCCGCCGGTGCGGCTGGCGGGCCTGACGGTGGCGTCGGCGGAGGACCTGGCGAAGGGCACGGAGTCGCTGCCGCCGACGGACGGCCTGCGCTACCACCTGGAGGGCGACTACAAGGCCCGGGTGATCGTCCGCCCGTCGGGCACCGAGCCGAAGATCAAGTGCTATCTGGAGGTCGTGGTGCCGGTCGCGGACGCGAGCGCGCTGGCGCCGGCGCGGGTGACGGCGGCCGAGCTGCTGGCGGCGCTGAAGCGGGACCTGGCCCAGGCGGCCGGTCTCTGA
- a CDS encoding purine nucleoside phosphorylase (catalyzes the formation of a purine and ribose phosphate from a purine nucleoside; in E. coli this enzyme functions in xanthosine degradation;~identified by MetaGeneAnnotator; putative;~purine nucleoside phosphorylase [Mycobacterium bovis BCG str. Tokyo172];~purine nucleoside phosphorylase; Provisional), with product MNATATPYEAADAAATRLRELTGAEKHDVALVMGSGWAPAVDALGVPEAEFPVTELPGFPPPAVAGHGGTIRSYKIGDKRALVFLGRTHFYEGRGVASVVHGVRTAVAAGCETVVLTNGCGGLREGMRPGQPVLISDHINLTATSPIVGAHFVDLTHVYSPRLRALCQEIDATLEEGVYVQFPGPHYETPAEINMVRVMGGDLVGMSTVLEAIAAREAGAEVLGISLVTNLAAGLSGEPLNHEEVLQAGRDSAARMGELLTQVLARI from the coding sequence GTGAACGCAACTGCCACCCCGTACGAGGCCGCCGATGCCGCAGCCACGCGCCTGCGCGAGCTGACCGGAGCCGAGAAGCACGACGTCGCCCTGGTCATGGGCTCCGGCTGGGCGCCGGCCGTCGACGCGCTCGGCGTCCCGGAGGCCGAGTTCCCGGTCACCGAGCTGCCCGGCTTCCCGCCGCCGGCGGTCGCGGGCCACGGCGGCACGATCCGCTCGTACAAGATCGGCGACAAGCGCGCCCTCGTCTTCCTCGGCCGCACCCACTTCTACGAGGGCCGGGGCGTCGCCTCCGTCGTCCACGGCGTCCGCACCGCCGTCGCCGCGGGCTGCGAGACGGTCGTCCTCACCAACGGCTGCGGCGGTCTGCGCGAGGGCATGCGCCCGGGCCAGCCGGTCCTGATCAGCGACCACATCAACCTGACGGCCACCTCGCCGATCGTCGGCGCGCACTTCGTCGACCTCACGCACGTGTACTCGCCGCGGCTGCGCGCGCTGTGCCAGGAGATCGACGCGACGCTCGAAGAGGGCGTCTACGTCCAGTTCCCCGGGCCGCACTACGAGACCCCGGCCGAGATCAACATGGTCCGCGTCATGGGCGGCGACCTGGTCGGCATGTCCACCGTCCTGGAGGCCATCGCCGCCCGCGAGGCGGGCGCGGAGGTCCTCGGCATCTCCCTCGTCACCAACCTGGCGGCGGGCCTCTCCGGCGAGCCCCTGAACCACGAGGAGGTCCTCCAGGCGGGCCGCGACTCGGCGGCGCGCATGGGCGAACTCCTCACCCAGGTCCTCGCCCGGATCTGA
- a CDS encoding AIG2 family protein (AIG2 family protein [Streptomyces sp. SirexAA- E];~GGCT-like domains, also called AIG2-like family. Gamma-glutamyl cyclotransferase (GGCT) catalyzes the formation of pyroglutamic acid (5-oxoproline) from dipeptides containing gamma-glutamyl, and isa dimeric protein. In Homo sapiens, the protein is...; cd06661;~PFAM: AIG2 family protein; KEGG: sgr:SGR_2625 hypothetical protein;~dimerization interface [polypeptide binding];~identified by MetaGeneAnnotator; putative;~putative active site pocket [active];~putative catalytic residue [active]): MPSPVLLPCPCRTSSTTDFAPDRAASRTLGPMSLYAAYAGNLDARLMSRRAPHSPLRGTGWLNGWRLTFGGEQMGWEGALATIVEAPRSQVFVALYDIAPMDEESMDRWEGVGLDVYRRMRVRVHTLDGDEPAWIYVLNAYEGGLPSARYLGEVADAAESAGAPHDYVMELRKRPC, encoded by the coding sequence GTGCCTTCTCCCGTCCTCCTCCCGTGTCCCTGCCGCACCTCCTCCACCACGGACTTCGCCCCGGACCGCGCGGCCTCCCGTACCCTCGGTCCCATGTCGCTCTACGCCGCCTACGCCGGCAACCTCGACGCGCGGCTGATGAGCCGCCGCGCACCGCACTCACCGCTGCGCGGCACCGGCTGGCTGAACGGCTGGCGGCTGACCTTCGGCGGGGAGCAGATGGGCTGGGAGGGAGCGCTCGCCACGATCGTGGAGGCACCGCGGTCCCAGGTCTTCGTCGCGCTGTACGACATCGCTCCGATGGACGAGGAGTCCATGGACCGCTGGGAGGGCGTCGGCCTCGACGTCTACCGGCGGATGCGGGTGCGGGTGCACACCCTGGACGGCGACGAGCCGGCCTGGATCTACGTGCTCAACGCGTACGAGGGCGGGCTGCCCTCGGCCCGCTACCTGGGCGAGGTCGCGGACGCGGCGGAGTCGGCGGGCGCGCCGCACGATTACGTGATGGAACTGCGCAAGCGCCCCTGCTGA
- a CDS encoding flavoprotein disulfide reductase (Formate/glycerate dehydrogenases, D-specific 2-hydroxy acid dehydrogenases and related dehydrogenases; cl17240;~NAD binding site [chemical binding];~Pyridine nucleotide-disulphide oxidoreductase, dimerisation domain; pfam02852;~Pyridine nucleotide-disulphide oxidoreductase; pfam00070;~flavoprotein disulfide reductase [Streptomyces cattleya NRRL 8057 = DSM46488];~flavoprotein disulfide reductase; Reviewed;~identified by MetaGeneAnnotator; putative) — MTRIVIIGGGPGGYEAALVGAQLGAEVTVVDSDGLGGASVLTDCVPSKTLIATAEVMTTFDSSYEELGIIVADDTPPLEQTARVVGVDLGKVNRRVKRLALAQSHDITASVTRAGARVLRGRGRLAGRQALDGSRQVIVTAADGSEETLTADAVLIATGATPREVPDAKPDGERILNWTQVYDLKELPEELIVVGSGVTGAEFAGAYQALGSRVTLVSSRDRVLPGEDPDAAAVLEDVFRRRGMNVMARSRAESAKRVGDRVEVTLSDGRVISGTHCLMAVGAIPNSSGMGLEEAGVRVKDSGHIWTDRVSRTSAPGVYAAGDVTGVFALASVAAMQGRIAMYHFLGDAVTPLNLKTVSSNVFTDPEIATVGYTQADVDAGKIDAKVVKLPLLRNPRAKMQGIRDGFVKIFCRPGTEIVVGGVVVAPRASELIHPISIAVDNNLTVEQIANAFTVYPSLSGSIAEVARQLHTRKATGEA; from the coding sequence GTGACCCGGATCGTGATCATCGGCGGCGGACCCGGCGGATACGAGGCGGCCCTGGTGGGCGCCCAACTCGGCGCGGAGGTGACCGTCGTCGACTCCGACGGCCTCGGCGGCGCGTCCGTCCTGACCGACTGTGTCCCGTCCAAGACCCTCATCGCCACGGCCGAGGTGATGACCACCTTCGACTCCTCGTACGAGGAGCTGGGCATCATCGTCGCGGACGACACCCCGCCGCTCGAGCAGACCGCTCGCGTCGTCGGTGTCGACCTCGGCAAGGTCAACCGGCGTGTGAAGCGGCTGGCGCTCGCCCAGTCGCACGACATCACGGCCTCCGTCACCCGCGCGGGTGCCCGGGTGCTGCGCGGCCGGGGCCGGCTGGCCGGACGGCAGGCGCTCGACGGCTCCCGTCAGGTGATCGTGACCGCCGCCGACGGCAGCGAGGAGACGCTCACCGCCGACGCCGTGCTGATCGCCACCGGCGCCACCCCGCGCGAGGTGCCGGACGCCAAGCCGGACGGCGAGCGGATCCTGAACTGGACCCAGGTCTACGACCTCAAGGAGCTCCCCGAGGAGCTCATCGTGGTCGGTTCCGGTGTCACCGGCGCCGAGTTCGCCGGCGCCTACCAGGCGCTCGGCTCCCGGGTCACGCTGGTCTCGTCCCGCGACCGGGTGCTCCCGGGTGAGGACCCGGACGCGGCGGCCGTCCTGGAGGACGTGTTCCGGCGCCGCGGCATGAATGTCATGGCCCGCTCGCGCGCCGAGTCCGCCAAGCGGGTCGGCGACCGCGTCGAGGTCACCCTGTCGGACGGCCGGGTCATCTCCGGCACGCACTGCCTGATGGCCGTCGGCGCCATCCCGAACTCCTCCGGGATGGGTCTGGAGGAGGCCGGGGTCCGGGTGAAGGACTCCGGGCACATCTGGACCGACCGGGTCTCCCGTACCTCCGCGCCCGGCGTGTACGCGGCCGGCGACGTCACCGGCGTCTTCGCGCTCGCCTCGGTGGCGGCGATGCAGGGACGTATCGCCATGTACCACTTCCTCGGCGACGCGGTGACCCCGCTGAACCTCAAGACGGTCTCCTCCAACGTCTTCACCGACCCGGAGATCGCCACCGTCGGCTACACCCAGGCCGACGTGGACGCGGGCAAGATCGACGCCAAGGTCGTCAAGCTGCCGCTGCTGCGCAACCCCCGCGCGAAGATGCAGGGCATCCGGGACGGCTTCGTGAAGATCTTCTGCCGGCCGGGCACCGAGATCGTGGTCGGCGGTGTGGTCGTGGCCCCGCGGGCCAGTGAGCTGATCCACCCCATCTCGATCGCGGTCGACAACAATCTGACGGTCGAGCAGATCGCAAATGCTTTCACTGTGTACCCCTCCCTGTCGGGCTCGATCGCGGAAGTGGCACGGCAGTTGCACACCCGAAAGGCGACCGGCGAGGCGTAG
- a CDS encoding deoR-family transcriptional regulator (DeoR-family transcriptional regulator [Streptomyces albus J1074];~Helix-turn-helix domains; cl00088;~SugarP_isomerase: Sugar Phosphate Isomerase family; includes type A ribose 5-phosphate isomerase (RPI_A), glucosamine-6-phosphate (GlcN6P) deaminase, and 6-phosphogluconolactonase (6PGL). RPI catalyzes the reversible conversion of ribose-5-phosphate to...; cl00339;~Transcriptional regulators of sugar metabolism [Transcription / Carbohydrate transportand metabolism]; COG1349;~identified by MetaGeneAnnotator; putative) — protein MVRANGAVSLRELARVVQTSEVTVRRDVRALEAEGLLDRRHGGAVLPGGFTRESGFPQKSHLATAEKTAIADVAATLVEEGEAIVVGAGTTTQELARRLARVPGLTVVTNSLLVAQALAHANRVEVVMTGGTLRGSNYALVGSGAEQSLQGLRVSRAFLSGSGLTAERGLSTSNMLSASVDRALVQAAAEVVVLADHTKLGADTMFQTVPTDVITRLVTDEPPAHDERAATELQALADQGVQITVAGTAGHAAEPHPPSGRPRRDVPLPGQRAARLPGPSGPYRGGPGVHGGPGGLNGPGGHVGPVGPAGLANDMLGPERPMRVADLRRR, from the coding sequence ATGGTGCGCGCCAACGGAGCCGTGTCGCTCCGTGAGCTCGCCCGCGTCGTCCAGACCTCAGAAGTGACCGTACGGCGAGACGTGCGGGCCCTTGAGGCAGAAGGACTCCTCGACCGCCGGCACGGTGGTGCGGTGCTCCCGGGTGGGTTCACGAGAGAGTCGGGCTTCCCTCAGAAGTCCCATCTCGCGACCGCCGAGAAGACCGCCATCGCCGACGTCGCCGCGACCCTCGTGGAAGAGGGCGAGGCGATCGTCGTCGGGGCCGGCACCACCACCCAGGAGCTGGCCCGCCGGCTCGCCCGCGTCCCCGGTCTCACCGTCGTCACCAACTCGCTGCTCGTCGCCCAGGCCCTCGCCCACGCCAACCGTGTCGAGGTCGTCATGACCGGCGGCACCCTGCGCGGCTCCAACTACGCGCTGGTGGGCAGCGGGGCGGAACAGTCGCTCCAGGGGCTGCGGGTCTCCCGCGCCTTCCTCTCCGGCAGTGGCCTGACCGCCGAACGCGGCCTGTCCACCTCCAACATGCTCTCCGCGAGCGTGGACCGGGCCCTGGTGCAGGCGGCCGCCGAGGTGGTGGTCCTCGCCGACCACACCAAGCTCGGCGCCGACACCATGTTCCAGACCGTGCCGACGGACGTCATCACCCGCCTGGTCACCGACGAGCCGCCCGCCCACGACGAGCGGGCCGCCACCGAGCTCCAGGCCCTCGCCGACCAGGGCGTGCAGATCACCGTCGCCGGGACCGCGGGGCACGCGGCCGAGCCGCACCCCCCGAGCGGCCGGCCACGGCGGGACGTCCCCCTGCCCGGACAGCGTGCCGCCCGGCTGCCGGGTCCGTCCGGGCCGTACCGCGGCGGGCCGGGCGTCCACGGCGGCCCCGGGGGGCTCAACGGCCCGGGCGGTCACGTGGGTCCGGTCGGCCCGGCCGGCCTCGCGAACGACATGCTCGGACCGGAGCGGCCGATGAGAGTCGCGGACCTGCGCCGCCGCTGA
- a CDS encoding trypsin-like protease (Trypsin-like serine protease; Many of these are synthesized as inactive precursor zymogens that are cleaved during limited proteolysis to generate their active forms. Alignment contains also inactive enzymes that have substitutions of the catalytic triad...; cd00190;~identified by MetaGeneAnnotator; putative;~substrate binding sites [chemical binding];~trypsin-like protease [Streptomyces hygroscopicus subsp. jinggangensis5008]) has product MFSFEPSPRRTARAAAVGVLTAVACATAMTGSAHAIVNGSDSTEDYPFMAVIPESAPDQGLLDGNCGASLIDPRWVLTAAHCVKVEGLKLDGIVRVGTDRRTSGGTVRKIDRIVAHPGYVNGGNKAANKDDLALIRLDRPVTERPIRIAERPGKPGTPTRLLGFGTTVDGTFTFPERLQELDTRRGAVSECAPGYANGDRLCTVTTKPKAMACFGDSGGPQVQKGRDGRWELIGVTSGPGAPGVPCSEGPGLYTSAPAYANWIHKTLKADSARPAAAKGASLAETGANDAAAIAAVGAVLIAAGGGASFAIARRKARRAA; this is encoded by the coding sequence GTGTTCAGCTTCGAGCCGTCCCCCCGCCGTACCGCCCGGGCCGCCGCCGTCGGCGTGCTCACCGCAGTGGCCTGCGCCACCGCCATGACCGGCAGCGCGCACGCCATCGTCAACGGGTCCGACTCCACGGAGGACTACCCGTTCATGGCGGTCATCCCGGAGTCGGCCCCGGACCAGGGTCTGCTCGACGGGAACTGCGGGGCGTCGCTGATCGATCCGCGATGGGTCCTGACGGCCGCGCACTGCGTGAAGGTCGAGGGCCTGAAGCTGGACGGCATCGTGCGGGTCGGCACCGACCGCCGCACGTCCGGCGGCACCGTCCGGAAGATCGACCGGATCGTCGCCCACCCCGGCTACGTGAACGGCGGCAACAAGGCCGCCAACAAGGACGACCTCGCGCTGATCCGCCTGGACCGCCCGGTCACCGAGCGGCCCATCAGGATCGCCGAGCGGCCCGGGAAGCCGGGCACGCCGACCCGGCTGCTGGGCTTCGGCACCACCGTCGACGGCACCTTCACGTTCCCCGAGCGGCTCCAGGAACTGGACACCCGCAGGGGCGCGGTGTCCGAATGCGCGCCGGGCTACGCCAACGGGGACAGGCTGTGCACCGTCACCACCAAGCCCAAGGCCATGGCATGCTTCGGCGACTCCGGCGGGCCGCAGGTCCAGAAGGGCCGCGACGGCCGCTGGGAACTGATCGGCGTCACCTCGGGCCCCGGCGCCCCGGGCGTGCCGTGCTCGGAGGGCCCCGGCCTCTACACCAGCGCGCCCGCCTACGCGAACTGGATCCACAAGACCCTGAAGGCGGACAGCGCCCGGCCGGCCGCGGCCAAGGGCGCCAGCCTCGCCGAGACCGGTGCGAACGACGCCGCGGCGATCGCCGCGGTGGGCGCCGTCCTGATCGCCGCCGGGGGAGGCGCCTCGTTCGCGATCGCCCGCCGCAAGGCCCGCCGCGCCGCCTGA